The sequence TCAATCCTTTTTAGAAAAAGGATTTTCTCTTCCCGAATCAGCCTTGGAAATTAAGACTTATGCGCAGTTGCCTAGTTTACAAAAAATCTTTCTGGCTTCTGTAGATTCATTTTCTGGAAAAATGGAAGGGGAGTTTTTGGGAGTTGGTTCTAGTTATTTTTACCTTTGGAAAAAAGGAAATTACCGTTGGTCTGGAGATTCCTTTGAAGCCAATGTATTTCCAGGAAACCAAATCCTTTTTAGAGGATCTAATTACACATTGATTGAGTGGGAAGATGGGAAAAAACAATACATATCACCGAAGGGAGATTCGGTGATGTTTTTTAATTTGGAATCAAAATCTTACAAAGACGCAGATGGGAAACCGGTCACTCCTTAGTGACCTTCTAACCAACGTTCTGCTTCGAGTGCTGCCATACAACCACTACCAGCCGCTGTGATGGCTTGGCGGTACACTTTGTCCTGTACATCTCCTGCAGCAAAAACGCCTTCCACATTGGTTTGTGTGGTTCCTGGTTTTGTTAGAATATAACCTGTTTCATCTAAATTCAATTGGCCTTGGAACACTTGTGTGTTAGGGACGTGTCCAATTGCATAAAAAAGTCCACCCACTTCTAAATCTTTTTTTGATTTGTCTTTTGTGCTTTCGAGTACAATGGAACTAAGACCACCAGCTCCACCTTTGGCTTCCACAACCGTTTGGTTCCAAAGGATTTCAATTTTAGGGTGTTCCATTGCACGTTTTTGCATGATTTGGGAAGCACGGAGTTGGTCACGACGCACCACTAAATACACTTTGGACGCAAACTTGGTCAGGTGATTTGCCTCTTCGACAGCAGAGTCACCCCCGCCAACCACAGCCAGGGCCTTGTTGCGATAAATAGGGAGGGCACCGTCACAAACAGC is a genomic window of Leptospira brenneri containing:
- the trxB gene encoding thioredoxin-disulfide reductase — its product is MNHKVVIIGSGPAGHTAAIYAARANLNPVMYEGFMAGGVAAGGQLTTTTEVENFPGFPEGIDGTKLTQLFREQSSKYGTTIHTQTITKVDFSKRPFTIWSDDEEIKADSIIIATGATAKRMHVPGEETFWQRGISACAVCDGALPIYRNKALAVVGGGDSAVEEANHLTKFASKVYLVVRRDQLRASQIMQKRAMEHPKIEILWNQTVVEAKGGAGGLSSIVLESTKDKSKKDLEVGGLFYAIGHVPNTQVFQGQLNLDETGYILTKPGTTQTNVEGVFAAGDVQDKVYRQAITAAGSGCMAALEAERWLEGH